The DNA region ACGCCTCGACCGTCGACACGTAGTCGAGGGCAGGCTCTCGGCGAATGCGGTACGCGCTGGGGGCCTTCGGCCGGAAGGCGACGCGAGGCAAGCTCCGCAACGCGGGGTTCCGTCCGATCAGCGACTTGGCCTGCCACCAGGTTCCGTCGACGACGACCAACGTCCGCGGGCCCTCGAAGCGAGCCCCCTCGACATCGATGGCGCCGTCGCCGGGGTAAAGCAGCACGGCGGGACGCTCCGCGTCGGAGAGCGCCGAGAGCCCGTCGAAGGAGAGCCCCACGTGAAGCTCCGCCTCAGGCAAGCAGAGCGACGCGATGCGCGCCGTATTGATCGGCACGGACCGTTCGCGCGGATGCTGGAGGATGACCACGCGCGTCCGACTCGTCAGCGGCGTGACGAAGCGGCAATAACAAACGACTTCAGGGCGACCGCAGCTCGTGCAAAGGGCGCGGGGTTCACGACCGTCGGCGAGCGTCATCGGAGCGGCTCCGCCAAGAGGAGGCGATTCTTCGGCGTGACCTCTTCCGCCAAGAGCTGCGTGTGCACGCGGTACCCGCGCGCCGCCAAGGCGCGCGCGCGCGTCACGTCGATGGCGAGCGAGAGATCGACCCACCCGCCAAGGCCCCCGAGGTCACAGGTGACCTCGTCGTGGCAACAAGGCAGAACGGCGACTCTCGCGCCAGCGGCGGCGGCGCGCGCCAAGACGACGTCCGTGAGAGTGCCGCAGCCGTGGGCCGAGACCACGACGTCGGTGGCAAAGAGCGGCACCGACTCAATGTCAGCCTCGACGAGGGTGACCCGGCCGGCGAGCTTCGGCCACGCGGCGCTCATGGCCACGAGCAGCTTGGAGGCGCTCGCGGGAATGCGCCGATCCACGGCGAGCGCCGACGCCGAGGTGTCGTCGAGCAAGAGGAGGAGCTGCGCGACGAGTCCGTGCCCACAAGCAAGGTCGACGACGCGACCACCGCGGAAGCGACGGCGCACGCGGCGCGCCACCTGCCACGACTCGAAGAGCTCCTTTCGCGGGAGGCAATTCGCCTCGCACACGACGCGCGCGACGCGGTCGAAGAGCGAATCGGTCGCGAAGTGACGAGCCGTGGTCGGCTTGAGGCGCACGCGGCTCCGCGGGTCGAGCACGGGGGCAGTCTACCCGATTGCTCTGCGCGGGCCCGTCAACGAGCGCGACGGGCCGTTCGATAGCGCGACACGCTACGAGCTGCCCCGCAACCCGCGCGGCCCGACGGCGCCCGGGTCGAGGACAGCGCGAACCTTCGCGAGGAGCACCAGCGGTGTCGCCGGCTTGCGCAGGAGCACGTCGGCGTGAGCGGCCCCATGCCCGTCATCGTCAAGATGACTGACCACGTGGAGCACCCGGATGCGTGGTCGACTCGACCGGAGGACTGCCACCTGCTCGTCGATGGGAAGCACTTGCTCGTCGGTGATGAGCACGTCGGCGGCGGCGCCCCCCTCGGTCACCTTCTGCACGAGGTCGTCGGCCGACGCCTCGATGACCGAATACCCCTGCGACTCGAGCGCGGCCCCGAACGTCCGGCGCACCGCGGGATCGCCGACTACGAGCCAGACCGTCTCGCCGCCTGGGGCGGCCAGCGTGCTGGCGTCGGTCCGCGAAGCCATCGGCGAGACTCCGGCGGCCGGCAGGCGCACGCGAAACGTCGTCCCGAAGCCGAGGCGACTCTCGAGACGCACGGTGCCGCCAGCCTGCTTCACCGCTCCGTACACCATGGCAAGGCCCAGGCCGGTGCCCGCGCCGAGGAGCTTCGTCGTGAAGAACGGCTCGAAGACCCGCGCCTGCGTCGCTTCGTCGATGCCCGTCCCCGTGTCCCTAACGAAGAGGTCGACGTAGAGACCGGGCGGCAACGATGAGCGGCCGCCGCCGCCATCGTCCGTGAGCCGCGCGCACGCGGTCTCAATGGTGACGACACCTCCCGCAGGCATCGCGTCGCGCGCGTTCATCATCAAGTTGAGCAGCACCTGCTCGAGCTGGCTCGCGTCGACGCGAACGGGAGGGAGCTCGTCAGCGAGGGCCGTCGTCAGCCGGATGTCTTCACCGAGCAGCCGCGCAAACACACGCTCCGAGAGGGCAACCACCTCGTTG from Myxococcales bacterium includes:
- a CDS encoding methyltransferase domain-containing protein → MRLKPTTARHFATDSLFDRVARVVCEANCLPRKELFESWQVARRVRRRFRGGRVVDLACGHGLVAQLLLLLDDTSASALAVDRRIPASASKLLVAMSAAWPKLAGRVTLVEADIESVPLFATDVVVSAHGCGTLTDVVLARAAAAGARVAVLPCCHDEVTCDLGGLGGWVDLSLAIDVTRARALAARGYRVHTQLLAEEVTPKNRLLLAEPLR